A genomic window from Sulfurimonas paralvinellae includes:
- a CDS encoding DUF2806 domain-containing protein produces the protein MADDNSMSIVNLGKLSKPADTLIKKVSSAIGGVFEPWQTKRVAKAEAEANLIKAKSEIEITDLHHRAMHRFVEEEANRQENMEQITKKAFPKLEDKSDPSKMDDDWVTNFFDKSRIVSDSEMQDLWASVLAGESNSPGSYSKRTVNFLGDLDKKDAELFVAICRFGWIFGDFTPLIFDTQASIYNDIGINFSTLSHLDSIGLIQFNDLSGFIRQGLPKKFTVSYYGQPLPLLMKNEENNKLIIGKVLLTQVGRELASVCQAQGVDGFVDYVKEQWKQFLPETENT, from the coding sequence ATGGCAGATGACAACTCCATGTCTATCGTAAATCTTGGAAAGCTATCCAAGCCTGCCGATACATTGATAAAGAAAGTTTCGAGTGCAATCGGTGGTGTTTTTGAACCATGGCAAACAAAACGGGTTGCCAAGGCAGAAGCTGAAGCAAATCTAATAAAAGCAAAATCAGAAATTGAAATTACTGATTTACATCACCGCGCAATGCACCGGTTTGTTGAAGAAGAAGCAAATCGTCAAGAGAACATGGAGCAGATAACAAAGAAAGCTTTCCCTAAGCTAGAGGATAAGTCAGATCCCAGCAAGATGGATGATGATTGGGTCACAAACTTTTTTGACAAATCACGAATCGTTTCTGATTCTGAAATGCAAGATCTATGGGCAAGTGTTTTAGCTGGTGAATCCAACTCACCCGGAAGCTACTCGAAAAGAACAGTAAACTTTCTTGGAGACCTAGACAAAAAAGATGCAGAGCTATTTGTGGCAATATGCCGTTTTGGTTGGATATTTGGCGACTTCACCCCATTAATATTTGATACTCAAGCTTCCATTTACAATGATATCGGAATCAACTTTAGCACTTTGAGTCATTTAGACAGCATTGGCCTCATTCAGTTTAATGACCTTTCTGGATTTATCCGGCAAGGTTTGCCAAAAAAATTCACTGTCTCTTATTATGGACAGCCATTGCCATTGCTCATGAAAAATGAGGAAAATAATAAACTTATAATCGGAAAAGTTTTGCTCACACAAGTAGGCCGTGAATTAGCTTCCGTGTGTCAAGCACAGGGAGTAGACGGGTTCGTTGACTATGTCAAAGAACAATGGAAACAATTTCTCCCAGAGACAGAAAATACATAA
- a CDS encoding HDOD domain-containing protein, giving the protein MITQEQIDAFIEKIPPSPKALRETIFALNAGDLPKAALAAKEDKALSSYLKNLVNKPIYGFRSEVSDVAQIFGILGVSRSQQAVYNYMVTLLSPAKWQLFKLNRSSFNDLQAELSVGWQKILQHLDINDKEIESAVSLLPASIIVSEALFSQKINDVKLLRSVHNIDFNTILKRLCSMDLFDICEQISKKWEMDKKIAQIIQAASGVKPAEDDAINELGKWMHLLLFFTLSKAEFIEAGLNDFVDFQIEYVSDIYDDFANIMEIA; this is encoded by the coding sequence TTGATAACACAAGAACAAATTGACGCATTTATAGAAAAAATTCCACCCTCTCCCAAAGCATTGCGTGAGACAATCTTTGCCTTAAATGCAGGTGACCTGCCAAAGGCTGCACTTGCGGCAAAAGAGGACAAAGCGCTGAGCAGTTATCTGAAAAATCTTGTGAACAAGCCTATTTACGGTTTTAGAAGTGAAGTGAGCGATGTTGCACAAATCTTTGGTATTCTTGGTGTGTCACGCTCCCAACAGGCGGTATATAACTATATGGTCACACTGCTCTCTCCCGCAAAATGGCAGCTTTTTAAACTTAACAGAAGCTCTTTTAATGATCTTCAAGCAGAATTATCGGTAGGATGGCAAAAAATTCTGCAACATCTTGACATCAATGATAAAGAGATAGAGAGTGCCGTCTCTTTGCTTCCTGCGAGCATTATTGTCTCCGAAGCACTTTTCAGCCAAAAGATAAATGACGTAAAACTGCTGCGAAGCGTGCACAATATCGACTTTAATACCATTTTAAAAAGACTCTGCAGTATGGATCTCTTCGATATCTGTGAACAAATATCCAAAAAATGGGAGATGGATAAGAAAATTGCACAGATCATACAGGCTGCAAGCGGTGTCAAGCCGGCCGAAGATGATGCGATAAATGAACTTGGCAAATGGATGCATCTGCTGCTCTTCTTTACACTTTCAAAGGCAGAGTTCATTGAAGCCGGACTAAACGACTTTGTTGATTTTCAGATAGAGTATGTCTCAGACATATATGATGATTTTGCAAATATAATGGAGATAGCATGA
- a CDS encoding potassium channel family protein, with the protein MNLLERIRKFLNWEIAPKPDKKLLPEVYPHLKAFRLPLILTVIVMLAGTIGYVLIDHFTIMDAIYQTAITFTTVGFGEIAPISDAGRIFTINLIIAGFAVFSSAVGILVAEINKGHIVAVLKERRMLYKIARLKKHFVVCYHNDYTIEVTKQLRKNHIPFVVIDPREEIHAWAAEYKYPQYLQAEPHAELAMLKAHLASAKGLITLSSSIADNIALIASVRLFEKEHFLPRPYYVISAAETMSDVEKLKKLGADTVVSPTKLTAQRVSAMAARPDMENLLEEFLYKSDNPLDMQEIVVPRYSWAVLKKLKETHIREIANTSIVGISKKDGKFVSMPKGDTLITSESKLLVIGTQEGIKITKDLLGKRVKPKELKFV; encoded by the coding sequence TTGAATCTTTTAGAAAGGATTCGTAAATTCCTCAATTGGGAGATTGCTCCCAAACCAGATAAAAAACTTCTTCCGGAAGTTTACCCGCACTTAAAAGCTTTCCGCTTACCTCTCATACTTACTGTAATTGTCATGCTCGCCGGAACTATAGGTTATGTGCTTATAGATCATTTTACGATCATGGATGCAATTTATCAAACAGCAATTACATTCACGACTGTAGGTTTTGGTGAGATTGCTCCTATTTCAGACGCAGGCAGAATTTTTACGATCAACTTGATTATTGCAGGGTTCGCTGTTTTCTCCAGTGCTGTAGGTATCTTAGTTGCGGAGATAAATAAAGGGCATATCGTTGCCGTATTAAAGGAGCGAAGAATGTTATATAAAATAGCAAGGCTCAAAAAACACTTTGTTGTCTGTTACCATAACGACTACACTATCGAGGTGACAAAACAGTTGCGTAAAAACCATATTCCGTTTGTTGTGATCGATCCGAGAGAGGAGATACATGCATGGGCAGCGGAATATAAATATCCTCAGTACCTTCAAGCAGAGCCTCACGCAGAGCTTGCCATGCTTAAAGCACATCTTGCCTCTGCAAAAGGTTTGATTACGCTCTCAAGCTCTATTGCAGACAACATCGCTTTAATAGCGTCGGTGCGACTTTTTGAAAAGGAGCACTTTTTACCGCGCCCATACTACGTCATCTCTGCTGCAGAGACAATGAGTGATGTAGAAAAACTGAAAAAACTCGGAGCTGATACAGTGGTAAGTCCGACAAAACTGACAGCGCAGCGTGTCAGTGCCATGGCGGCACGTCCAGATATGGAGAACCTGCTTGAAGAGTTTTTGTATAAAAGTGACAATCCTCTGGATATGCAGGAGATTGTAGTACCGCGTTATTCATGGGCTGTTTTGAAAAAACTCAAAGAGACGCATATCCGTGAGATAGCCAATACTTCCATTGTCGGTATATCGAAAAAAGACGGTAAGTTCGTCAGTATGCCAAAAGGGGACACACTGATAACGAGTGAATCGAAGCTTTTAGTGATAGGAACGCAAGAGGGCATCAAAATAACAAAAGATCTCTTAGGAAAAAGAGTGAAACCCAAGGAGTTGAAATTTGTATAA
- the rpmB gene encoding 50S ribosomal protein L28 yields MARRCAISGKGPMSGNNVSHAKNRTKRRFLLNLRTVRITLEDGTTKKIKISARELRTLKKNS; encoded by the coding sequence ATGGCAAGAAGATGTGCTATTAGCGGCAAAGGCCCTATGAGTGGGAACAATGTTTCTCATGCAAAAAACAGAACAAAGCGTCGTTTTTTATTAAACCTAAGAACAGTGCGTATCACATTAGAAGATGGTACAACGAAAAAAATTAAGATTTCTGCAAGAGAATTACGCACACTTAAGAAAAATTCGTAA
- a CDS encoding chemotaxis protein CheX — MRAVVKDGVGVFHPQGFLDGTSSASLLSIEDIEATVHLNADMIMVSLKKVIFFNRNGLDAFVKMFQKVRTANHIVVGFCDYDTKKYNTIIKFYKEELMFSLFKTQEIATLFASSFKNQSKNVLLYSDDKSQRAAMAIELHDNGHNPIVAQTKEEFLEKAQAENAYDVIIDDTFLGQMGQKVATRVTGNAIIYTVSSFLDAEIGNTFNIAYHNNSLNVGFRLFIFDAYKVVSMNVHALNFFSRLASSAAEYNATICFVGMTFEKTPLSFKETLEDAGIMFFEQMDDILGDKELLEELGASSAAAIKNKRMLNKEIVTEIPNFIDATVATIEMMTNSKAAKEAVKIDKIEIASKEDKIASSIGFYGDIDGMVILVFPIGIAKKACELLIGENTEDQELILDTLAELVNIVGGKVKTLLSDENINVDITLPRTYPNVDSLLEIAQDKKGVQVDLNFNDDKFLFFLTR; from the coding sequence ATGAGAGCGGTAGTTAAAGATGGTGTCGGAGTTTTTCATCCACAAGGTTTTCTCGACGGAACGTCAAGTGCCTCTCTTTTAAGCATCGAAGACATCGAAGCGACTGTTCATCTTAATGCGGACATGATTATGGTCTCTTTGAAAAAAGTCATCTTCTTCAATCGAAACGGGCTTGATGCTTTTGTAAAAATGTTTCAAAAAGTAAGAACCGCCAATCACATCGTCGTCGGTTTTTGTGATTATGATACAAAAAAGTATAACACGATCATCAAATTCTACAAAGAAGAACTGATGTTCTCTCTCTTTAAAACACAAGAGATTGCAACACTTTTTGCTTCAAGCTTTAAGAACCAGAGTAAAAATGTCCTGCTCTACAGCGATGACAAATCCCAACGTGCTGCGATGGCAATAGAATTGCATGATAACGGACATAACCCTATTGTAGCACAGACAAAAGAGGAGTTTTTGGAAAAAGCACAAGCTGAAAATGCCTATGATGTCATTATTGACGATACTTTTCTAGGGCAGATGGGACAGAAAGTTGCCACACGAGTAACGGGCAATGCCATCATATATACTGTATCATCCTTCTTGGACGCAGAGATAGGCAATACCTTTAATATCGCCTATCACAACAACTCTTTAAATGTAGGCTTCAGACTCTTTATATTTGATGCCTATAAAGTTGTCAGCATGAATGTTCATGCGCTCAACTTCTTTTCAAGACTTGCATCTTCAGCTGCTGAATACAATGCAACTATCTGCTTTGTAGGTATGACTTTTGAAAAGACACCACTTTCCTTTAAAGAGACACTCGAAGATGCCGGTATCATGTTCTTTGAGCAGATGGACGACATTCTTGGTGACAAAGAGCTCTTGGAAGAACTTGGTGCTTCTTCTGCAGCAGCCATTAAAAACAAACGCATGCTCAACAAAGAGATAGTCACCGAGATACCGAACTTTATTGATGCCACAGTTGCCACTATTGAGATGATGACAAATTCAAAAGCGGCCAAAGAGGCCGTAAAGATCGATAAAATTGAAATAGCCTCTAAAGAAGATAAAATAGCAAGTTCCATAGGTTTCTATGGCGATATTGACGGGATGGTCATACTTGTCTTCCCTATAGGAATCGCTAAAAAAGCCTGTGAGCTGTTAATTGGTGAAAACACAGAAGATCAGGAACTTATCTTGGACACTTTAGCTGAGCTTGTCAACATCGTCGGCGGAAAAGTCAAAACACTTCTTTCTGATGAGAACATCAATGTTGACATCACACTGCCAAGAACTTATCCAAATGTGGATAGTCTGCTGGAAATAGCACAGGATAAAAAAGGTGTTCAAGTTGATCTGAACTTCAACGACGACAAGTTTTTGTTCTTCTTAACTAGATAA
- the argJ gene encoding bifunctional glutamate N-acetyltransferase/amino-acid acetyltransferase ArgJ: MYKLIEVKSGVCSAEGFFADGVSAGLKNGGAKDMAFIYSKEPCEIASVFTTNKMAAAPIKHFKAKGAFKTNFVLINSKNANAMTGSAGVEDINEILDTLPECALNPVMSSTGVIGVRIPKEKIIAGAKLFNLSQKEPHAAAEAIMTTDSFSKEKAFRVDLADGSSFHIGAMAKGAGMINPAMATMLCFITTDAKVSKDEMQAILSKTTITTFNAASVDGDTSTNDTVMLLSNAQSGAYDAAAFEEALHKIMKFLAREMVRDGEGATKLVTYNVTGAKDDKEAEIVAKALSNSLLVKTALYGEDPNWGRIASTVGASGAEAYEEKLTISFDDLCVYKQGKLFFDEAMEAKAAEVMKKDTFTISCDLGIADGSFEAYGCDLGHRYVEINADYRT; this comes from the coding sequence TTGTATAAATTAATAGAAGTAAAGAGCGGCGTCTGTTCTGCTGAAGGTTTTTTCGCTGATGGTGTAAGTGCCGGTCTTAAAAATGGCGGTGCTAAAGATATGGCATTTATCTACTCAAAAGAGCCATGCGAGATAGCCTCTGTTTTTACGACAAACAAAATGGCAGCGGCTCCGATAAAGCACTTTAAAGCAAAAGGTGCTTTCAAAACGAACTTTGTTCTCATTAACTCTAAAAATGCTAATGCGATGACGGGAAGTGCAGGTGTAGAGGATATCAATGAGATTTTAGACACTTTGCCTGAATGTGCTCTCAATCCAGTTATGAGTTCAACCGGTGTTATCGGTGTAAGGATTCCAAAAGAGAAGATTATTGCAGGTGCAAAACTTTTTAACTTAAGTCAAAAAGAGCCTCACGCAGCGGCAGAAGCCATTATGACGACAGACAGCTTTTCCAAAGAGAAAGCATTCAGGGTCGATCTTGCAGACGGAAGCAGTTTTCACATAGGGGCAATGGCAAAAGGTGCAGGCATGATAAACCCTGCTATGGCCACTATGCTCTGTTTTATAACGACTGATGCCAAAGTTTCAAAAGATGAGATGCAGGCAATTCTTAGCAAAACAACTATAACAACATTTAATGCGGCAAGCGTTGACGGTGACACTTCGACGAACGACACCGTTATGTTGTTAAGTAATGCCCAGTCAGGTGCGTACGATGCAGCGGCTTTTGAAGAAGCACTCCATAAAATCATGAAATTCTTAGCACGTGAGATGGTACGTGACGGCGAAGGTGCTACAAAACTCGTTACATACAATGTTACGGGTGCAAAAGATGACAAAGAAGCTGAGATAGTTGCCAAAGCACTTTCAAACTCTCTACTTGTTAAAACTGCTCTTTACGGTGAAGATCCAAACTGGGGAAGAATCGCTTCTACCGTTGGTGCAAGTGGAGCTGAAGCATACGAGGAAAAATTGACAATATCTTTTGATGATCTCTGCGTCTATAAACAGGGTAAACTTTTCTTTGATGAGGCCATGGAAGCCAAAGCAGCAGAAGTGATGAAAAAAGATACTTTCACTATCTCATGCGATCTTGGCATCGCAGACGGCTCTTTTGAAGCCTACGGCTGTGATCTAGGACACAGATATGTGGAGATAAATGCAGATTACAGAACGTAA
- a CDS encoding gamma carbonic anhydrase family protein produces the protein MIHKFKDTIPSVKEATWIAPSADVIGDVSIGKDCSIWFGCVVRGDVHYISIGDRTNVQDLSMIHVTHYKNDDKSTGNPTVIGNDVTVGHRVMLHGCTLEDACLIGMSATILDGAVIGKESIVGAGALVTKNKKFPPRSLIVGSPAKVLRELTQEEVDELYASARRYVEFKKDYQ, from the coding sequence ATGATTCATAAGTTTAAAGATACAATACCAAGTGTCAAAGAAGCTACATGGATAGCTCCTTCAGCTGATGTCATCGGCGACGTCAGCATAGGAAAGGATTGTTCCATCTGGTTTGGCTGTGTCGTTCGCGGTGATGTGCACTACATCTCCATCGGAGACAGAACAAATGTTCAAGACCTCTCTATGATCCATGTCACCCACTATAAAAACGATGATAAATCCACAGGAAACCCTACCGTTATCGGAAACGATGTAACAGTAGGACATCGTGTTATGTTGCATGGATGTACCTTAGAAGATGCCTGCCTAATCGGCATGAGTGCCACAATTCTAGACGGTGCTGTCATAGGCAAAGAGAGCATAGTGGGTGCGGGAGCACTAGTGACCAAGAACAAAAAGTTCCCCCCACGCAGTCTCATCGTAGGCTCTCCTGCCAAAGTCCTGCGTGAGCTCACGCAAGAAGAAGTCGATGAGCTTTATGCCTCTGCAAGAAGATATGTGGAGTTTAAGAAAGATTATCAGTAA